TGaacaatttgttctttttttaaacatttttctccttaatgATTATTGTTCCTGAGATTATTTATTTGGATGGGAAGATGAACATTTAGAGGACTGAAGGGTGTGCTAATGCCTTCTTACCCTCATTTCATTACTGTTTTATGAGCAGAGCTCTGATTTGGAACCTCTCAGCTGACAGTTTATATTATGCTAATCGAAATCTGTTTACTGGAAATGAAACTTGAATATGCCATAAGCCTGCTATCATTAataaacttaaatatttttttgtttgtttgtttcagttgGATTTCCAGTTTCCACTTCTAATATTGATGGTCTTGAAAGTGCATTTGGATCCAGGACATTTTCTATCATTGAACAAATCAAGAGCCTCCTCTCCTATCTCAGAGCAATACAGCTTAATATCATATGACCTCATTTCTccaaattacatgaaaaaagaattatCTGTAGCTTTCCATGAAGCTCAGCTATTGCCTGTTAATTTTGACTGTTAGTACTGATTTTTCAATTGGatttacactgaaaaatgtaGCTTCTAACAGGACAGTTGCTTTTGGGTCTTTCAATGCATCACTTCATACAGTGTCTCAAGCTTTAGTAAGTTCTCCAGCACACCATGATATCATAGCCAAAGAAGGGACCAGTATTTTAATTGAATGTAAACTGAACATCAGCCAGTATGAATATATTCTTTGGTATAACTCCAGAGGACACCTGCTTGAACAGAAGGATGAAGGTGAGCTTTCCAGCTGTTTCCTATCCTTCAGGACTCTCCTTTTACACAGTAACTGAAACCCTCGggagtttattattattttctcttcctatcCTCCATTTACAGTTGGGACATAAGGAGAGAGCAAGACAAAGCCCTTTGCCCTCTGGCATATTGTACGTGAATTATACCTGAGTTGCTCTGTCCTAGCCCATTCATGCTGCGGTAGTGCCCCACAGAATCATTTCCTTAAGAGTCATCACAGCATTCAATACAGAATAAATGAGTCTTCATCCTACCAAATActaacatgtttttatttattatttttgctctggtttatattgtatttttccAAACACATGAATTAAACACAGTTCTCCACAACTTGTGACCTTTTCCAGCTGGCAATCAGCGCTTTAATTTtgttacaggatttttttaagcatgGGGTGActtattacatttattttctggtttatgcGCCAGTGAGACAGTGGAAACTAACGCAATTTGTGATGGCCGATGATGAAATGCATGCTATTTAACCCTTTTGTGTAGGgggagaatattttttcctagcCATTAGCTCTAATAGTTCTGTCCctgtagtttttaattttcaaaaaataatgtcttttagAGATACATGTGGTTTTCTCTACTCTATTAGTATTAATGAAGGTCATCGAACTAATTGATAGGATCTTCTCGGAGGCCATCTTTCTGGCCTGCAGTATTCAGTAACCTCTTTGTAGTTATAATGCCATCTGGAGATTAGTTCAAAGTAGAGTAATTAGAAGAATGAGttatgaaaacagttttccccTTAAGTTATTAATGCATAGGAAATACTGTATAAAGCTAGCTTctttattgatttctttttacgTGGGTTTTGTATATCAGCACTGCATGCTCAGCAGAAAACTGTCTCAGGAAAATCCTGGGTTCTTTTGCCAGCCGAGCCATTTACAGACTGATCTTTTCCATGGGTCACTTGACTTTTGACTCTGAACATATGGAAAATTACGCTTTATAGAGGACAGTCTTTCAAGATAGCATTACACAGTTGGTGAGGAGCACTAGTTAAGAATTAGCTTCCCTGTCAGAAAGAGCTAGCAGTCCAAAAGCACACAAGAAAGtgcagagagaaaggagaaaaagcacagtAGCAAGCCTGCAGAATAATTTACCATTAAGCAGACGGATTGATAACTGGATTATGGTGCTCTGTATCACAagcatgaaaaggaaatttcCATCCTTGGTGTTCTGTTTGTATTATGCTAGAAATGGACTGCTTACTTCCCAGTTCTGTCTCCTGTTGATGGAGCAAACAGTGCATGTCTAGTTTACGTCgtgatttttgtttcattagctcagtttttttcttttgaatctcCAGGTGGCCGGTGGAGGATTGCTGATAATTCCCTTAACATCACAAAGGTCAACTTTGCTGATCGGGGGCGATACACGTGTGCAGGTGTTAATCGTAATGACACCTTGTATTACACAGTCACCCTGAGGGTTACCTTCACCTCAGGAGACATGAGTATCTACTATATGATTGTGTGCCTCGTTGCCTTTGCTATAACCCTCATTTTGAACATAACCCGTCTGTGCATGATGAGCAGTCACCTCCGCAAAACCGAGAAGGCTATCAATGAGTTCTTCAGGACGGAAGGGGCTGAGAAGCTTCAGAAGGCTTTTGAGATAGCCAAGCGTATCCCTATCATTACATCTGCCAAAACACTAGAGTTGGCCAAAGTCACTCAGTTTAAGACCATGGAGTTTGCTCGGTACATTGAAGAGCTTGCCAGAAGCATTCCCCTTCCACCTCTGATCCTTAACTGCAGGGCGTTCATGGAGGAGATCTTTGAGGCCGTGCGAGTTGATGATCCCGATGAAGTTGgtgaggaggaaaaacagaCCCAAGCCTGTGGTACCCAAGCTGCAATATACCCCGTCAACCCAGAGATCAAGCGCAGCGATTCACCAGCCGGGGATTCAGACGATGGTTCCATGAATGAGCAAGGTCAAGAGATAGCCGTTCAGGTGTCCATTCACCCACAGTCAGAAGTGCAGAGCATTGACACTGTTTCTCACGACAGCTGCCAGTTTGCGCCTTCTGAGGAGGGCACCTGCTGAGGCCAGTGATACGCTGCTGTGGAGAGAGCACAGGTGACCCTGGGATGCTGCCATAAGCGGTCCACAAACAAGCTGCCTCAGTACCATATGCACAAGAGTTTTCCAAATCGCAAGGTGCCAGAACTGCtactgaaatctgtattttctgtcagTGTTGAGCTAACAATTTCAAGTCTGTTAGAGGAGGCCGTTTGGAATATTGTgcagtggcttttctttttaaagcaagcttactatacttaaaatatttacaaaacaggAATTCTTTGCCCTTGGCTCCTTGGTAGCTTCTAATACTTTTGGTCTGTATTAGAAGTGGCCAAGCTGAGCAGTACAACTTGCaataaaatcttttcctttgtgaactcttttcttccttcacaaaGTGGAGCTGGAATTCCTTTGAGTCAGTGTTGTCCTGATGAATTTTGTGTGCTCTTTTTGAATTGCCTTTTGCTGTGTGTAGCCCATCAGAACCATGGTGAGCTTGTACAAATCTGTTTTGTGTCGTGTGCTTCTGTGTTGCTATCAAAATGTACTGTACTTAGAAAAAGAATAGTACCACGATCTGCTGCTGGATTAAACAAATTGTAGTTTCAAAGCAGCTTAGAGAAGAACCAGGGGGTCTCAGTTTTTGGTGCGTCTGCAGCAAACTTGTGCAGCATACTCTAGCGTGTGGAGGGCAAATTATTACGAAGCTTGTTGCTTAAACTTGGTGCTGATTGCCAAAGCGCCTTACAGAATGGAGCAGTAACAGCGCTGCCAGCATTGTCTGTCTTCTGACTTTGCTGATTTCACTCACTAGAAAATCCAAAGTTTTATATTGTGTTTGACATTGTTGTGAGAAAAGAGTGACAGTAATTACGTTGtggcataatttaaaaatgaattaatctACAGATCAGGTGTCTCAATTCTTTCTGAACAACATTATAATAAAGGTAGTAAGAAGTAGCGACGCTCACATTGCTCTGGGTAGCACTTTCAGAAAGCAGTGGAAGAAGCTGGTTAGCAGAGGGGGCTGGCTGAGCTATTTGCCAGCCACTGTTTGCAAGAGCGGAGTAACTCACTGGACATTCCCTGGCTAATCCGCTGAAGAGGGGTAGCAGAGAGAGCGAGTGGTGCGGGTGTTGACATGTACACACATAAGTCCTTCACCAAGGATCTCCCACGTGGCTTCCTCAGCTGTAGAGATCCAGCCTCCAGGAATCGGAGTGCAGACAAGAATCTAGTTTCTTCTTTCACTCTTtggtgctgattttttttctccttaacgTTTGTAAGTTGTATCACTTAAATAGCATTTTATATCCTGTTGAGATTTAGTAGATGTAAGGCTTGTAAGCACtccacaaattaatttcttacaaCTACTGGAAGCATATTGCCATATAATTTTAACAACTTGGCAACAGGAGCACCATTTAATTTCCCAcaactctttttcctttccttattaTTACAGAAATGTCAGTTGAACAAGTGATTCTGGATGGCTGCTCAGGATTCTTAAGAGGATTTGACATTACATTTACATGAGTAGGGATAGAAAACAAGCAGGCACAGTGGTAATAACAGGGTGGGGTCGTCTGTTGTAATGCATGCTCGTAACAAAGGATCTGAACAAATTATATTTATCGTATCATATCAGAGACGGGGAAGCGTCTATTACCATTTTAAACTGCCTTCTGGGGAAAGTTCTGCAGTCAGCTACCAGTAAATGCACCCTAGTTGGCTTTGGTGTGTCGGCTAAGGGTGATATTTGTCAGGAAGGAAGAAGATTGCTAGCCTTGGTTATAGTAGCATTCCCACCAGCTTGGTACCATTTCCAAGACCGTAGCAAATTTTAACTGCTTCAGGGGAATAAAGTCTTCTGTAGACACAGGAGCTACTGCCCTCAACagtaacttcttttttgtttccatagTTTGATGGCACTTTATGTCCAGGTGAAAAGTTTGTGTAGTTTTGTGTTACCTGTCTGCTTTCTTCAAGTTTTTAGAGGTGATCAGTGTTGAAAGATACTCTTGTAGATAAACACCTAGTTCTCTTAGAAGCCCCGCTAAGATGCTGCTGGCTTCACTTCTGTActacagccagctctgcaggt
The DNA window shown above is from Falco naumanni isolate bFalNau1 chromosome 8, bFalNau1.pat, whole genome shotgun sequence and carries:
- the MFAP3 gene encoding microfibril-associated glycoprotein 3 — translated: MKLSYCLLILTVSTDFSIGFTLKNVASNRTVAFGSFNASLHTVSQALVSSPAHHDIIAKEGTSILIECKLNISQYEYILWYNSRGHLLEQKDEGGRWRIADNSLNITKVNFADRGRYTCAGVNRNDTLYYTVTLRVTFTSGDMSIYYMIVCLVAFAITLILNITRLCMMSSHLRKTEKAINEFFRTEGAEKLQKAFEIAKRIPIITSAKTLELAKVTQFKTMEFARYIEELARSIPLPPLILNCRAFMEEIFEAVRVDDPDEVGEEEKQTQACGTQAAIYPVNPEIKRSDSPAGDSDDGSMNEQGQEIAVQVSIHPQSEVQSIDTVSHDSCQFAPSEEGTC